A window of Nocardia arthritidis genomic DNA:
CGCTCGATACGACGAGGTGTAGGGCACTGGCGGTCGAGGCGCTCGGCTGCGAATCGGCAGCCCAGGTGCGCGGGCTGGTGCGTCGACAGGCGTAGGGGTTCGAAACACCCTGCGGCCGAATATGTTCCGGCGGCAATAACCGAAAACCGGTGTGCGCGCATCGCGGGCGGCGTTGAATGGACGGCATCGTCGAGAGCCAGGAGGCCGCCGAGATGACCGGTTCCGCACGCGAATTGCTCGATGAGATCCAGACCGAGCTCGCACCCCAGGACGAGGACAATCGACTCGTGCCGCTGATCGTCGCGGGCAAGGCCCCGCGCGCGGTGTTCGCGGCGATCGCCACCGAGGAACATCGGATCACCGGCAGCGACTGGCGCAGTTTCCACGCGCTGGCCGCACGCGCGGATGAGCCGAACGCACGCGCGTTCTTCGGCGCGCTGGCCCCCGGCGAGCAACAGGCGCTCGGCATGATCGATGAGCTGCTTGCGGCGGCCGGACCGGATCCGGGCCGGCAGCGCCCGCGCGCGGGCTGCCAGGCATATCCGGCGTTCATGGCGTGGCTGGCGCTCAATGCCGAATCGGCGGCGGCCGCGGCCGGAATCTTCGCCAACTTCAAGGCCTTCGGGCGCTATTGCAAGGATGTCGCGGCCGGGATGCGCGAGCACTACGGATTCGACGACAAGGCCTGTGGCTTCTTCGACTTCTTCGCCGCCGACGTGCCGGAGATCGAACAGCAGGCGCTCGCCGCGATCCAGGCCGGACTGGATTCCGGGCGGCTGATCCGCGCCGACGCGCACCTGTACGCCCGGCTGTTCCAGAGCTACGAACTGATGTTCTGGAATACCCTCGCCGACGAATTCGGCGGCTGAGGCGAGCCCGCCGGGCCGCGTCATCGAATGGTCACATTCATCGGCCCGGCGCGGCACTACGCTCGAATCCATGGCCGAACTGCGACTTCGGGTGCTCGCCGGGCTGGTATCGGCCGGACTCACCCTCGGCATCGCCGAACTGCTGTCGGCGCTGTTCGGTCCCGACAGCGAACCGCTGAATGTGCTCGGCCGCACGGTGGTGGACGGCACGCCGGTCGGCCTGCGCGAGTGGGCCATCTCCTCCTTCGGCACCAACGACAAGACCGTGCTCTATCTGAGCATGGCGGTGGTCGCCGTGCTCGCCGCCGGACTGATCGGCGCCATCGAACGCACCACCCGCGCCGCGGGCACCATCCTGCTCGTCGCCTTCGGTCTGGTGACCGCGCTGTTCGCGGCCAACCGAGCCGGATTGAGCGCCGCACTGCCGATCGTCATCGGGGTAATCGCGGGCAGCTATGCCCTGCGCGCGATCACCACACGCATCGATGCCGCCGCCGAGGCCGCGCAAAACGCTTCCGCGACACCAGCATCCGCCCAACCGACCGGAAATGACTCCGCCACAACCGAATCGGCCGACCACGACCAACCTCCGACCGGCGTCGAATCCGCCGCGCACGATGCGGCGACATCCCAGACTTCGACGGCCATGTCATCTTCCGCAGAGCCCGAAGAAGCCACCGAACGGGGTGACACCGAGCAGCCGACCTCACCGGCTCGCCAAACACCTTCGCCCACAACATCTTCCGCCGAGATCAACCAGACCGGCGGAACGGATGGGACCGCACGCCCAGCAGCCGGACCCGGAGCATCGGACACCTCCGTGGAACGACGAAAGATTCTGCGCGGCATAGGAATTACCGCCGCAATCGCCCTCACCGCGGGCGTCGGCGGACGGGTGTTCGCGGCCGCCCGGCGCAACGTTTCCGGTGAGCGGGCGGCGGTGCAACTGCCGACGCCGAGCGGTCCGCCCGCACCGATCGATCCGAACAGCGATCTGCGGGTTCCTGGTCTGACGCCATATCTCACCGCGAATTCCGATTTCTATCGGATCGACACGGCCCTGCTCGTCCCGCAGGTATCGGTCGACGATTGGTCGCTGCGCATCCACGGTCTTGTCGATCGCGAAATCCGTTACAGTTGGGCAGATTTGGCGAAGCGGCAGCCGATCGAGCGGCTGGTGACGCTGACCTGCGTCTCGAATCCGGTCGGCGGCGATCTGATCGGCAACGCCCGCTGGCTCGGCTACCGCCTCGACGAGATGCTGGCCGAGGCGGGCGTGCATCCGGACGCCGATATGGTGCTCTCGCACAGCGTGGACGGTTTCACCGCGGGCAGCCCGCTGGCGGCGCTGACCGATGGCCGCGACGCCATCTTGGCGGTCGGCATGAACGGCGAACCGCTGCCCATCGAGCACGGCTACCCGGCCCGCCTGGTCGTCCCCGGCCTCTACGGCTATGTCTCCGCCACGAAATGGGTTACCGAGCTGGAGATTACGCGTTTCGACCGCGCCAGCGCCTATTGGACGAAGCGCGGTTGGTCCGCCAACGGACCCATCAAAACCGGCACCCGCATCGACACTCCGGGTTCCCGCGCGCGCCTGAAGTCCGGCCGCGTCCAGGTGGCGGGCGTCTCCTGGGCGCAGCATCGCGGCATCCGCGCCGTCGAGGTACAGATCGACGACGGCGACTGGCAGCAGGCCCGCCTGGCCGCCGACCAGTCCATCGACACCTGGCGCCAATGGGTCTTCGACTGGGATGCCACCCCCGGCGCCCACACCATCCGCGCCCGCGCCACCGACGCCACCGGCCAACCCCAAACCGCCGCCCGGGCCGACGTAATCCCCGACGGCGCAACGGGATACCCATCAATCACCGTCCAGGTCTCCTGACCAGCCCTGTCGGCACCGCCGCACGCGCCGACGTAATCCCCGACGGCGCAACGGGATATCCATCGGTCACCGTCCAGGTCTCCCGGGCAGCCCCGTCGGCGCATTCACCTGCGGCCGCGAAACCGCTGCCCCGCAAGCCGATTCGGCTTGCGGGGCCACAGATTTCAGTGGGCGAAGGTATCCGCCTTGACCGGCGAGTCCTGCTTACTACCGTTGGTGGCGGACTTGCCGTGCCGCACGAACAGCGCCGACGCGATGACGCCGATCAACAGCACACCCGCCGGGAGGAGCAGGGACTGCCCCAGTGCCGTACTGAAGGGTTCCTTGATGAATTCCGGCATGGTCATATGCGCGGCGCCCGCCTCGCTGATCTTGCCGCCGCCGAGGCCGTTGGCGGTGAGGCGGGCCGAGATCAGGGAGCTGATGGCGGCGCTGCCGAGCACCGAGCCGACCTGACGGGTGGTGTTGTAGATGCCCGCGCCCGCGCCGGCCTGCTGTACCGGCAGGTTGTGGGTGGCGGTGCTGGCCAGCGGCGCCCAGATGCAGGCGTTCGCCACACCGGCCACCGCGGCCGCCACCAGGAACCAGCCGATCGACGTGTGCGGCTTCATCAGCGCCGCGAACCAGAACACCGAGGCGGCGTAGAGCGCGAATCCGATGGTCGGCACGATGCGCGGGTGCAACCGGTCGGCGGCCTTGCCGATGCCCGGCGCGAGCACACCGGTGATGATCGCCATCGGCGCGAACACCAGCGCCGACCTGGTCGGCGACATATCGCGGACGCCCTGCAGGAAGAAGTACGAGGGCACCATCATCGAGGTGACCGCGGCGCCCATGGTGGCGATGGCGACGCTGGACAGCGCGAAGTTGCGGTCCTTGAACAGTCCGAGCGGCACCAGCGGCTCACCGGTGCTGCGCGACTGGTAGTACACGAACGCGACGAGCACGAGCACACCGGCCGCGATCAGCGCCCAGATCACGCCGTCCCAGTCGCGGGTGTTGCCCTCCTGAATTCCGAAGACCAGCAAGAACATTCCGAGCGCGCTGAGCACGACGCCGGGTATATCGAACTTGTGCGGATGCGTCGGCAGCGCGGGCACCAGCCACATCGCCAACCCGAACGCGATGATGCCGATCGGCACGTTGACGTAGAAAATCCATTCCCAGCCGAGCCCGTCGACCAGCACGCCGCCGAGGATCGGGCCGACCAGCGTCGCCAGGCCGGCGACGCCACCCCACAGCCCCATGGCCGCACCGCGCCGGTCCGGCGGGAAGGTTCGGGTGATCACCGCCATGGTCTGCGGCGTCATCAGCGCGGCGCCGAGGCCCTGTACGGCGCGCGCGGCGATCAGCATGTCGATCGATCTCGAAAGGCCGCACCACAGCGATGCCGCGGTGAAAACCGTCAGGCCGATCAGGTAGAGATTCTTGGGTCCGTAGCGGTCACCGAGCCGCCCGGTGACCAGCAGCGGCACCGCGTAGGTGAGTAGGTAGGCGCTGGTGACCCAGATGACCTTG
This region includes:
- a CDS encoding DHA2 family efflux MFS transporter permease subunit, translating into MSTQRNPWLALFALVVGFFMILLDMTIVAVANPAIMTSLQTDINKVIWVTSAYLLTYAVPLLVTGRLGDRYGPKNLYLIGLTVFTAASLWCGLSRSIDMLIAARAVQGLGAALMTPQTMAVITRTFPPDRRGAAMGLWGGVAGLATLVGPILGGVLVDGLGWEWIFYVNVPIGIIAFGLAMWLVPALPTHPHKFDIPGVVLSALGMFLLVFGIQEGNTRDWDGVIWALIAAGVLVLVAFVYYQSRSTGEPLVPLGLFKDRNFALSSVAIATMGAAVTSMMVPSYFFLQGVRDMSPTRSALVFAPMAIITGVLAPGIGKAADRLHPRIVPTIGFALYAASVFWFAALMKPHTSIGWFLVAAAVAGVANACIWAPLASTATHNLPVQQAGAGAGIYNTTRQVGSVLGSAAISSLISARLTANGLGGGKISEAGAAHMTMPEFIKEPFSTALGQSLLLPAGVLLIGVIASALFVRHGKSATNGSKQDSPVKADTFAH
- a CDS encoding molybdopterin-dependent oxidoreductase, with protein sequence MAELRLRVLAGLVSAGLTLGIAELLSALFGPDSEPLNVLGRTVVDGTPVGLREWAISSFGTNDKTVLYLSMAVVAVLAAGLIGAIERTTRAAGTILLVAFGLVTALFAANRAGLSAALPIVIGVIAGSYALRAITTRIDAAAEAAQNASATPASAQPTGNDSATTESADHDQPPTGVESAAHDAATSQTSTAMSSSAEPEEATERGDTEQPTSPARQTPSPTTSSAEINQTGGTDGTARPAAGPGASDTSVERRKILRGIGITAAIALTAGVGGRVFAAARRNVSGERAAVQLPTPSGPPAPIDPNSDLRVPGLTPYLTANSDFYRIDTALLVPQVSVDDWSLRIHGLVDREIRYSWADLAKRQPIERLVTLTCVSNPVGGDLIGNARWLGYRLDEMLAEAGVHPDADMVLSHSVDGFTAGSPLAALTDGRDAILAVGMNGEPLPIEHGYPARLVVPGLYGYVSATKWVTELEITRFDRASAYWTKRGWSANGPIKTGTRIDTPGSRARLKSGRVQVAGVSWAQHRGIRAVEVQIDDGDWQQARLAADQSIDTWRQWVFDWDATPGAHTIRARATDATGQPQTAARADVIPDGATGYPSITVQVS